Proteins from a genomic interval of Panthera tigris isolate Pti1 chromosome A2, P.tigris_Pti1_mat1.1, whole genome shotgun sequence:
- the TMED1 gene encoding transmembrane emp24 domain-containing protein 1 isoform X2, with amino-acid sequence MKTEPRLRSIWDRSGSTRSQVIGGAGLDVDFTLESPQGVLLVSESRKADGVHTVEPTEAGDYKLCFDNSFSTISEKLVFFELIFDSLQDDEEVEGWAEAVEPEEMLDVKMGDIKESIETMKTRLERSIQMLTLLRAFEARDRNLQEGNLERVNFWSAVNVAVLLLVAVLQVCTLKRLFQDKRPVPT; translated from the exons ATGAAGACAGAGCCAAGGCTAAGGTCTATCTGGGACAGGTCGGGCAGCACCAGGTCACAG GTGATCGGAGGTGCTGGACTGGACGTGGATTTCACGCTGGAGAGCCCTCAGGGCGTGCTGCTGGTCAGCGAGTCCCGCAAGGCAGATGGGGTGCACAC AGTGGAGCCCACGGAGGCCGGGGACTACAAGCTGTGCTTTGACAACTCCTTCAGCACAATCTCTGAGAAGCTGGTGTTCTTTGAACTCATTTTTGACAGCCTGCAGGACGACGAGGAGGTTGAAGGCTGGGCAGAGGCCGTGGAGCCCGAGGAGATGCTGGATGTCAAGATGGGAGACATTAAG gaATCCATCGAGACCATGAAGACCCGGTTGGAGCGTAGCATCCAGATGCTGACGCTACTGCGGGCCTTTGAGGCACGTGACCGCAACCTGCAGGAAGGCAACCTGGAGCGGGTCAACTTCTGGTCTGCTGTGAACGTGGCCGTGCTGCTGCTGGTGGCCGTGCTACAGGTCTGCACGCTCAAGCGCTTGTTCCAGGACAAGCGCCCTGTGCCTACGTAG
- the TMED1 gene encoding transmembrane emp24 domain-containing protein 1 isoform X1: MMAAGAALALALWLLLPPVGVGGAGPPPIQDGEFTFLLPAGRKQCFYQSAPANASLETEYQVIGGAGLDVDFTLESPQGVLLVSESRKADGVHTVEPTEAGDYKLCFDNSFSTISEKLVFFELIFDSLQDDEEVEGWAEAVEPEEMLDVKMGDIKESIETMKTRLERSIQMLTLLRAFEARDRNLQEGNLERVNFWSAVNVAVLLLVAVLQVCTLKRLFQDKRPVPT, encoded by the exons ATGATGGCGGCCGGAGCGGCCCTAGCCTTGGCACTGTGGCTACTACTGCCGCCGGTGggcgtgggaggggcagggccaccgCCGATCCAGGACGGCGAGTTCACGTTCCTGCTGCCTGCGGGGAGGAAACAGTGTTTCTACCAGTCAGCGCCTGCCAACGCAAGCCTCGAGACTGAGTACCAG GTGATCGGAGGTGCTGGACTGGACGTGGATTTCACGCTGGAGAGCCCTCAGGGCGTGCTGCTGGTCAGCGAGTCCCGCAAGGCAGATGGGGTGCACAC AGTGGAGCCCACGGAGGCCGGGGACTACAAGCTGTGCTTTGACAACTCCTTCAGCACAATCTCTGAGAAGCTGGTGTTCTTTGAACTCATTTTTGACAGCCTGCAGGACGACGAGGAGGTTGAAGGCTGGGCAGAGGCCGTGGAGCCCGAGGAGATGCTGGATGTCAAGATGGGAGACATTAAG gaATCCATCGAGACCATGAAGACCCGGTTGGAGCGTAGCATCCAGATGCTGACGCTACTGCGGGCCTTTGAGGCACGTGACCGCAACCTGCAGGAAGGCAACCTGGAGCGGGTCAACTTCTGGTCTGCTGTGAACGTGGCCGTGCTGCTGCTGGTGGCCGTGCTACAGGTCTGCACGCTCAAGCGCTTGTTCCAGGACAAGCGCCCTGTGCCTACGTAG